In a genomic window of Croceibacterium sp. TMG7-5b_MA50:
- a CDS encoding NAD(P) transhydrogenase subunit alpha, giving the protein MDFISILSIFVLACFVGYYVVWSVTPALHTPLMAVTNAISSVIIVGALVASAEAGSAGAKWLGLGAVVLASVNIFGGFAVTERMLAMYKKKDRPAAPKSERP; this is encoded by the coding sequence ATGGACTTCATCTCCATCCTGTCGATCTTCGTGCTGGCCTGCTTCGTTGGCTATTACGTGGTGTGGTCCGTCACCCCGGCGCTGCATACGCCGCTGATGGCGGTCACCAATGCGATCAGTTCCGTCATCATCGTCGGCGCGCTGGTCGCATCGGCGGAGGCGGGCAGCGCAGGCGCCAAGTGGCTGGGCCTGGGCGCCGTGGTGCTGGCCAGCGTCAACATCTTCGGCGGCTTTGCCGTGACGGAACGGATGCTGGCGATGTACAAGAAGAAGGATCGGCCTGCCGCGCCGAAGAGTGAGCGGCCATGA
- a CDS encoding NAD(P)(+) transhydrogenase (Re/Si-specific) subunit beta: MLAPDTTTNLGVAADAAHAVNPWVALAYLVAGVLFILALRGLSSPATSRRGNRFGMAGMAIAIVTTLVTHDIASLPEILAAIAIGGAIGFVIARRIAMTAMPQLVAAFHSLVGMAAVLVAAAAFLNPGAFDILGLDGNIMPVSRLEMMLGAAIGAITFSGSVIAFLKLNGNMGGSPILLPGRHLINLGTLGAILLLTAMFTHSPVGGPGENPLFWVVVALAFAIGFLLIIPIGGADMPVVVSMLNSYSGWAAAAMGFTLHNTAMIVTGALVGSSGAILSYIMCRAMNRSFLSVIAGGFGAAAASGGGAAKEQRPYKQGSADDAAFMLKQAESVIIIPGYGMAVAQAQHALREMGDLLKEEGVTVRYAIHPVAGRMPGHMNVLLAEANVPYDDVFELEDINSEFAQADVAFIIGANDVVNPAAKTDKGSPIYGMPVFDVDKAKTVMFIKRSMGGVGYAGVDNDVFYMDQTMMLLADAKKMVEEINKAIAA; encoded by the coding sequence ATGCTGGCGCCCGATACGACCACCAATCTGGGTGTGGCTGCCGATGCGGCGCACGCCGTCAATCCGTGGGTCGCGTTGGCCTATCTGGTGGCTGGTGTCCTGTTCATCCTGGCGTTGCGTGGCCTGAGCAGCCCGGCGACCAGCCGGCGGGGCAACCGCTTCGGTATGGCGGGCATGGCCATCGCGATTGTCACCACGCTGGTCACGCATGACATCGCCAGCCTCCCCGAGATCCTGGCAGCGATCGCGATCGGCGGCGCGATCGGCTTCGTCATTGCGCGGCGCATTGCGATGACGGCGATGCCGCAGCTGGTCGCCGCGTTCCACAGTCTAGTCGGCATGGCCGCGGTGCTGGTGGCGGCGGCTGCGTTCCTCAATCCCGGCGCGTTCGACATTCTGGGACTGGACGGCAACATCATGCCCGTCAGCCGGTTGGAGATGATGCTGGGCGCGGCGATCGGCGCGATCACCTTCTCGGGATCGGTCATCGCGTTCCTCAAGCTGAACGGCAATATGGGCGGGTCGCCGATCCTGTTGCCTGGTCGGCACCTGATCAACCTGGGCACGCTGGGTGCGATCCTGCTGCTGACCGCCATGTTCACGCATTCGCCGGTGGGCGGGCCGGGGGAGAACCCGCTGTTCTGGGTGGTGGTGGCGCTCGCCTTTGCCATCGGGTTTCTGTTGATCATCCCGATCGGCGGCGCGGACATGCCCGTGGTGGTGTCGATGCTGAACTCCTATTCCGGGTGGGCAGCGGCGGCGATGGGCTTCACGCTCCACAACACGGCGATGATCGTCACCGGGGCGCTGGTGGGATCGTCGGGCGCAATCCTAAGCTACATCATGTGCCGGGCCATGAACCGCAGCTTCCTGTCGGTCATCGCCGGCGGCTTCGGCGCGGCGGCGGCGAGCGGCGGCGGCGCGGCCAAGGAGCAGCGCCCCTACAAGCAGGGCAGCGCGGACGATGCCGCCTTCATGCTGAAGCAGGCCGAAAGCGTCATCATCATTCCCGGCTACGGCATGGCGGTGGCGCAGGCGCAGCATGCCTTGCGCGAGATGGGCGACCTGCTGAAGGAGGAAGGCGTCACTGTCAGGTACGCCATCCACCCTGTCGCCGGTCGGATGCCCGGGCACATGAACGTGCTGCTGGCAGAAGCGAACGTGCCGTATGACGACGTGTTCGAGCTGGAGGACATCAACAGCGAATTCGCGCAGGCCGACGTCGCCTTCATCATCGGCGCGAACGACGTGGTTAACCCGGCGGCGAAGACGGACAAGGGCAGCCCGATCTACGGCATGCCGGTGTTCGACGTGGACAAGGCCAAGACGGTCATGTTCATCAAGCGGTCTATGGGCGGCGTCGGTTATGC